A portion of the Candidatus Dadabacteria bacterium genome contains these proteins:
- the cdaA gene encoding diadenylate cyclase CdaA — MKEITEILSLDFSGGFGVGDAVDLLLVTVIIYKLISILQSKRAIQMIMGLFFIFGVYLLSGKLGIFTINWILGEFLSAIIIIIVVLFQNDIRTALASIGRGSPLRKFFKQSNYNAQTVDEVVKAANYLANNKTGAIIAIERANSLGDFAEGGIVIDASVSAETLISIFNPGSPLHDGGVIIRGNKIHTAGCFFPIDTNPEIPNHFGTRHRAGFGLSNETDAAVIVVSEERGEISLMVQNERNFAIDATAVRSALISLLDSQGAARDKEKSS, encoded by the coding sequence ATGAAAGAGATAACGGAGATTTTGTCACTGGATTTCTCCGGCGGCTTCGGCGTCGGAGACGCCGTTGACCTGCTTCTGGTCACGGTGATTATTTACAAACTCATATCCATTCTCCAGAGCAAACGCGCCATACAGATGATCATGGGGCTGTTTTTTATATTCGGCGTCTATCTGCTGTCGGGCAAACTGGGCATCTTCACAATCAACTGGATACTCGGCGAGTTCCTCAGCGCGATAATCATCATAATAGTGGTGCTGTTTCAGAACGACATAAGAACGGCACTCGCCAGTATCGGGCGCGGTTCGCCGTTGAGGAAATTTTTCAAGCAGTCAAATTACAACGCGCAAACGGTGGATGAGGTGGTAAAGGCGGCAAACTACCTTGCCAATAACAAAACGGGCGCCATAATCGCCATAGAAAGGGCGAATAGCCTCGGCGATTTTGCCGAGGGGGGAATAGTAATTGACGCATCCGTCTCCGCGGAAACCCTGATAAGCATATTCAACCCCGGCTCTCCCCTCCATGACGGGGGCGTGATAATCAGAGGCAACAAGATACACACCGCCGGATGTTTCTTCCCCATAGACACAAACCCGGAAATCCCCAATCATTTCGGAACGCGTCACCGCGCCGGATTCGGGCTGTCAAATGAAACTGATGCCGCCGTCATTGTAGTTTCCGAAGAAAGGGGGGAGATATCGCTCATGGTTCAGAACGAGCGGAATTTCGCAATAGACGCAACGGCGGTCAGGAGCGCGCTTATATCTCTTCTTGACTCACAGGGCGCGGCGCGGGACAAGGAGAAAAGCAGTTGA
- a CDS encoding CdaR family protein, with protein MSSVSVGRLALSFLLAGALWFVANYESDLEKEVEIPINYLNLPENLIISNKPYLPVYVKLRIKGTRSQVSSVLKTNAAINVDLRDENTGTFSHKISPESVSLPRNVQIVRISPREVNLDIDTILEKFVRVNPDLGQPAQGYKMDGPAKVIPSAVRIRGPQKVIRDISEVVTVPIEVEKEKSTFSLDVGLVLPDSRVEFTESETVKVTVNIIETNVEKTFRSLEVKIVNAPKKDIYSLKNNTADIKFYGPRSLINSLYSEDITIYADVRAAGEIEKGGRKTVPLESKYPHAEKIRLMGISPEKTVITRQKTTEGEKGK; from the coding sequence ATGTCCTCGGTAAGTGTTGGTCGGCTTGCCCTCTCATTCCTGCTTGCGGGCGCTCTGTGGTTTGTGGCAAACTACGAGTCCGATCTGGAAAAAGAGGTTGAGATACCCATCAACTACCTCAACCTGCCGGAAAATCTGATCATCAGCAACAAGCCCTACCTGCCCGTTTACGTAAAATTGAGAATAAAAGGAACGCGCAGTCAGGTCTCCTCCGTTCTGAAAACCAACGCCGCCATAAATGTAGACCTTCGGGATGAAAACACCGGAACTTTCTCCCACAAGATAAGCCCCGAATCAGTCAGCCTTCCGAGAAATGTGCAGATAGTAAGAATAAGCCCCCGCGAGGTCAATCTGGACATAGACACAATTCTTGAGAAATTCGTGCGCGTGAACCCCGACCTCGGCCAGCCCGCGCAGGGATATAAAATGGACGGCCCGGCAAAAGTCATACCCTCGGCGGTTAGAATCAGGGGCCCCCAGAAGGTCATACGGGACATCAGCGAGGTGGTAACAGTTCCCATTGAGGTGGAAAAAGAAAAATCAACCTTCTCTCTGGATGTGGGACTTGTGCTGCCGGATTCCCGTGTGGAATTCACGGAGAGCGAAACTGTGAAGGTAACGGTAAACATCATTGAGACAAACGTGGAAAAAACATTCCGCAGTCTTGAAGTGAAAATTGTAAACGCGCCCAAAAAAGACATTTATTCTCTGAAAAATAACACGGCGGACATTAAGTTTTACGGGCCGCGCTCCCTGATAAACAGCCTTTACAGTGAAGACATCACAATATACGCCGATGTCCGCGCTGCGGGGGAAATAGAGAAAGGCGGCAGAAAAACCGTGCCTCTGGAATCAAAATACCCCCACGCTGAAAAGATACGGCTGATGGGCATCTCGCCTGAAAAAACCGTGATTACAAGACAGAAAACAACGGAAGGGGAAAAGGGAAAGTAA
- the glmM gene encoding phosphoglucosamine mutase produces MFGTDGIRGVSGAFPVSAEGARKVGFAIAEILKRNKPAPLVAVGRDTRKCGAGLQDEICRGLTGAGARVVCAGICPTPAVVSLIIESGADAGIMVSASHNPPEYNGFKVFNSDGLKIPQEAEAEIESEFEKPGDLPPPRNGEENGLWKTVYGDALGGSAPEGRDFSGIKIALDCANGAMSEIAPEIFEKTGAALYTIGCEPDGDNINSGCGSLQPAALGREVRRRGAAFGAALDGDGDRVSFCCENGREVDGDKIIALFAAAMVENQTLKKPSVAATVMSNKGLEIFLENMGLKMVRTAVGDRNVADAMKKEGLNFGGEKSGHLIFSDYSTGGDGLLAALLMADMVKEKNKPLSLILPEFDLFPQVLKNVRVRERKSFDSMPGLRGLVAAREKKLGRAGRIHIRYSGTEPLARVLVEGEDESAVNSAAEEIAETIKRAEGAP; encoded by the coding sequence CTGTTCGGCACGGACGGAATACGCGGGGTGTCCGGCGCTTTTCCGGTGAGCGCGGAAGGCGCAAGAAAGGTCGGCTTTGCAATTGCGGAAATTCTGAAAAGAAACAAGCCCGCCCCTCTGGTGGCGGTGGGCAGAGACACGCGAAAGTGCGGAGCCGGTCTTCAAGATGAGATATGCCGGGGACTCACCGGCGCGGGAGCCCGGGTTGTTTGCGCCGGAATATGCCCCACGCCCGCCGTTGTGTCGCTCATTATTGAAAGCGGCGCGGATGCGGGAATCATGGTTTCGGCCTCTCACAATCCGCCGGAATACAACGGCTTCAAAGTGTTCAATTCAGACGGGCTGAAAATTCCGCAAGAGGCGGAGGCGGAGATAGAAAGCGAGTTTGAAAAACCCGGAGATTTGCCGCCGCCCCGAAACGGAGAGGAAAACGGGTTGTGGAAAACCGTTTACGGAGACGCGCTCGGCGGGTCCGCTCCGGAGGGGCGCGACTTCTCCGGAATAAAAATTGCCCTTGACTGCGCAAACGGCGCCATGAGTGAAATCGCTCCGGAGATATTTGAAAAAACAGGGGCGGCTCTTTACACAATCGGTTGCGAGCCAGACGGCGATAATATCAACAGCGGCTGCGGTAGCCTGCAACCCGCCGCGCTGGGGCGGGAGGTCAGGCGGCGCGGCGCGGCTTTCGGCGCGGCCCTTGACGGAGACGGAGACAGAGTGTCATTCTGTTGCGAGAACGGGCGGGAGGTGGACGGCGACAAGATCATTGCCCTGTTTGCGGCGGCGATGGTTGAAAATCAAACGCTTAAAAAACCTTCCGTTGCCGCAACTGTGATGAGCAACAAAGGGCTTGAAATTTTTCTTGAAAACATGGGGCTGAAGATGGTGCGAACCGCCGTGGGAGACAGAAATGTCGCCGATGCAATGAAAAAAGAGGGTTTAAATTTCGGCGGTGAAAAATCCGGACACCTGATATTTTCCGATTATTCAACCGGCGGAGACGGGCTTCTCGCGGCTCTTCTCATGGCTGATATGGTCAAAGAAAAAAACAAACCGCTCTCTCTCATCCTGCCGGAGTTTGATCTTTTCCCTCAGGTTCTCAAGAATGTGCGTGTCCGGGAAAGAAAATCGTTTGATTCCATGCCGGGTCTCCGAGGTCTGGTTGCGGCAAGGGAAAAGAAACTTGGGAGGGCGGGAAGGATACACATCCGCTATTCGGGCACAGAGCCGCTTGCAAGAGTGCTGGTTGAAGGTGAAGATGAAAGCGCGGTCAACAGCGCCGCCGAAGAAATAGCGGAGACCATAAAACGGGCGGAGGGCGCGCCGTGA